Proteins encoded by one window of Salvia splendens isolate huo1 chromosome 7, SspV2, whole genome shotgun sequence:
- the LOC121810300 gene encoding T-complex protein 1 subunit eta-like, which yields MASMMQPQIILLKEGTDTSQGKPQLISNINACVAVADVVRTTLGPRGMDKLIHDDKGNTTISNDGATIMKLLDIVHPAAKILVDIAKSQDSEVGDGTTTVVLLAGEFLKEAKPFIEDGVHPQNLIRSYRTGSSLAMEKIKELAVSIEGKSLEEKKSLLAKCAATTLSSKLIGGEKEFFATMAVDAVLAIGAEDRLNMIGMKKVPGGTMRDSFLVNGVAFKKTFSYAGFEQQPKKFLNPKILLLNIELELKSEKENAEIRLSDPLQYQSIVDAEWNIIYDKLDKCVKSGAKVVLSRLAIGDLATQYFADRDIFCAGRVAEEDLHRVAAAAGGTVQTTVNNVIDEVLGTCDVFEEKQVGNERFNIFSGCPSGRTATIVLRGGADQFIEEAERSLHDAIMIVRRALKNSSVVAGGGAIDMEISRYLRQHARTIAGKSQLFINSYAKALEVIPRQLCDNAGFDATDVLNKLRQKHALPSGEGAPYGVDINTGGIADSFANFVWEPAVIKLNAINAATEAACLVLSVDETVKNPKSESAQGDAAAMGGGRGRGRGGYGGRGMRRR from the exons ATGGCATCTATGATG CAACCACAAATTATATTGCTCAAGGAAGGCACTGATACATCTCAAGGAAAACCACAATTAATAAGCAATATAAATGCATGTGTTGCTGTGGCGGATGTTGTGCGAACTACCCTTGGTCCAAGGGGCATGGATAAATTGATCCATGATGATAAGGGGAATACCACCATCTCTAATGATGGTGCCACCATTATGAAGCTTCTTGACATTGTTCATCCTGCTGCCAAGATCCTTGTTGACATTGCAAAGTCTCAAGATTCTGAg GTTGGTGATGGGACCACTACAGTTGTTCTGCTTGCAGGAGAGTTCCTAAAGGAAGCAAAGCCTTTTATCGAAGATGGTGTTCATCCTCAAAACCTTATAAGAAGTTATCGCACAGGTTCTTCTTTG GCAATGGAGAAGATCAAAGAGTTAGCTGTAAGCATAGAAGGTAAAAGcttggaagaaaagaaaagttTATTGGCAAAATGTGCTGCTACAACACTATCTTCGAAGCTTATTGGGGGTGAAAAGGAATTTTTTGCAACTATGGCTGTGGATGCAGTTCTTGCTATTGGAGCTGAAGATAGGTTAAACATGATAGGGATGAAAAAG GTTCCTGGAGGTACGATGAGGGATTCTTTTCTTGTGAATGGTGTAGCCTTTAAAAAGACATTCTCTTATGCTGGTTTTGAGCAGCAACCAAAAAAGTTTCTAAATCCTAAGATACTTCTTCTTAACATTGAACTAGAGCTAAAATCAGAGAAAGAAAACGCAGAGATCAG GTTGTCAGACCCATTGCAGTACCAGTCAATTGTAGATGCAGAATGGAATATCATTTATGATAAACTGGATAAATGTGTGAAGAGTGGAGCTAAAGTTGTTCTGTCACGGCTTGCTATTGGTGATCTGGCAACTCAG TATTTTGCAGACCGTGACATCTTTTGTGCTGGTCGGGTCGCTGAGGAAGATCTACATCGGGTTGCAGCAGCTGCTGGTGGAACGGTTCAGACAACTGTGAACAACGTTATTGATGAG gtccttgGTACTTGTGACGTATTTGAAGAGAAGCAAGTTGGAAATGAGCGGTTTAATATATTTAGTGGATGTCCATCTGGCAGGACTGCGACAATTGTTCTCCGTGGTGGTGCAGATCAG TTTATTGAGGAGGCAGAACGGAGTTTGCATGATGCTATTATGATTGTCAGAAGGGCTCTGAAGAACTCAAGTGTAGTTGCAGGTGGTGGTGCTATTGAT ATGGAGATTAGCAGGTACTTGAGGCAGCATGCACGCACCATAGCTGGGAAGTCGCAGCTCTTTATAAACTCCTATGCAAAAGCCCTTGAG GTAATCCCACGACAATTGTGTGATAATGCTGGTTTTGATGCAACTGATGTGCTCAACAAACTGAGACAAAAACATGCCCTTCCATCTG GAGAGGGTGCACCTTACGGTGTAGACATCAATACTGGTGGAATTGCAGATTCATTCGCCAACTTTGTGTGGGAACCTGCAGTTATCAAG CTAAATGCCATAAACGCAGCTACTGAAGCTGCTTGCCTTGTCTTAAGTGTCGATGAAACTGTCAAAAACCCCAAG TCTGAGAGCGCTCAAGGTGATGCCGCTGCTATGGGAGGAGGTAGAGGTCGAGGAAGAGGTGGCTACGGTGGTCGTGGAATGAGGAGGCGATAA